TGTTGTTGCCATTATAATATGAACTACTTACCTCTCGAAAATATTCTTTAGTCTTATCGGAATGGAATAGGTTGATAGAGTTTTCTATGTTATAATCCTTCATTCATGAAATCTTTTATTATCAATAACTCCAACAACACAGAATTCTTCGAAATATTCATTTCTTTCGTCAAACTTATTTTGACTCAAAAACTGGATATTAACTACTCTTCTTTCGTTAAAAATTCCCTTGTTTAGAGGCCACTAAATTGAGAGTTTTCTTCTTAAAAAGAAGCCTTAAAACGATAAGTATTTACTTGTGCACTTTTGATAAGAGTACTGATAATAGTAGTGATACAACTACTGATACAAGTGGTGAAAGAGTACTGCGACCTTCTATAAACAGTATAAACATTACAAACATCTTAAACAAAAAAAGTTTTATGAAAAAAATTTGACTTCAAGGCACTTAACGCAACTAGGCGAAGAGAGCAGGCCTGCAACCGGTGTTTATTAAATAGGCTCTAAGAGGTATGTTAAATAGGTGAATATTTCTTTCCAATTTTTTCTTTTTTGGGCGTCTCCTTTCAGGCCGGGCTATCCACAGTGCACGGCACTTTGTTCCTATCCCTGACGCGACGATTTCTACGGGGGAACCGCACCCTTTTGCTGCGCTCCTACGCTCAGGCAAACCTCGGCCTGCGGTACTGTGGCTCCTCGGCGGCTCACGCACAGCAAAAGCGTGCTCTGTACCTGCTCCTTTGATTATGCAATGCACCTAAGGCCAAGCAAGAGATCTGTAGCTGGAAGCCTCCAGAAATTCAATGGAAGGCACTCATTTGTTTGATAACTGCAAAGACTTAGCAACTGCTCCTAACAATCCTCTCCAGAACACTTGCTTTTTGGCCTTTAAGCTTATTCCCCTGGTGACCTGCTTCAAGGCCCGCACCCATTCCCTGTGCTTCCAATACCAGCCCCAGTCTGCGGTACTGTAGCTCCTCACCGGCCAGCGCACAACGAATGCGTGCTTGTTCGTCTTCCTTTCTTTATTCCTCCATTTCATAGGGTCCGGCAAGAGATCCGCAGTGGCCGCTAACCCTCCCGATAAATCGGGTCAACCCTATTGGGCCACTCCGCAACACTTGCCTATTCCTGCACACCAATGGAGGAGCTACAAAAGGCGGGTTTCGCAGGTAAAGCGGCGTGGCGCACCGGTTGCCCTGCAGGTTTCACGCCAGACTAGCCAGAGCCTATTCCATTAAGGTTCTATTTCAAAGGCATTCCATACACACTGGCTCCCTTTCAGGTCTTCGTGTCTGTCATACAACCTGCTTTGGGCTGTCCTATGCGCCACAGCAGTTACCCTGGCCACTTTAGCCCCTTTCCCGCTAACGCGCAAATCCATTACCCAGGCGCTAGTGTCCAGCCACTGCTCTAGTTAATGCGAGCCTGCGGACTCGGGCAGTACCGTATCAGCCCCACTTGGCCAACGCTTGACCAAAGCTGCCACGCACTCCCAGGCGGCTTTCAGCCTCCTTCTGGTAGGCTGCCCTCATACTCGCTTACGGCTCGCCGCACAGTCGGACCGCAACCCACTCCATTGCATTCCGTTCATTGCAGCCGCTTTCCGTCCGCACTTTTACCTGCCGTTAGGAAGGCTGAAGGCTCTTTTACCTGCACTAAAGATGATGATTAAGGCACCCACCCAACCCACCCTTTGGTTAGGTTCATCCTCAGAGTTTATTTCCTAAGAATAGTTGAGACTTATTAAAGCTTAGATCGACAGATTGGAAGTTGTTTTCTCATTAGGATAGGAATTCTCTCCAAGTAAAAAAATCCATCAAAGTTAAGGGGGCTCCCGCTTGGCTCTCCCGCAATTAAAAAAGCAAGGCGAAAGCGCAGGTTTTCTATTTCCTTTTTGGCGCGCTTTGCCTTGCTTTTTTCCTCCACCCCCTTTTTGATCGATTTTCTTTTTTCCCTTTTTCTTTTTGAAATAAATAGGCTTTCGTTTTTTCTTTCGGGGCGCGTAGCCTTTTCTTTTGGAGTCAATCACTTAAGTCTTGACCTGGCCAGGGCTACAATCCACTTCAAAAACATCGAAACGAAAAAACTGACTGTTGCGCCAATCATGGCCAGGACGATTGTTCTACCAACATCATGAAGATGAAGCGAAGGGATAATCGAAAGGACTGTCCCTCCGAATATCCCCGCCTTTGATCGATACTGACTGAACATCATTATGCATCAGGTGCCGGATCCGCCACTTCTGGCGCTTCATCAATCGCTATGATGGTCAAAGGATTGTAAGACCCACTCTTCAACGGATACATGATTCCATTGACTTCCTGGAGAAAGTCCAGGCCTAAGACCAGGAACATGTCCAACTCGCTATTGGCAGTAGTCGGAACATTGAAATCAGCGGCCGCTTCAGTCTGAGGACCAAGCTCAATCTCAGGGCTTGCGACCTGATTGAACAAGAAGCTTTCATTTTCGAAATCAATCTCTGCAGCTGCGACCAGGAACTTGAAGTGAGTTGCCCCGGAGGGAAACGCCACGGTATTACCTGGAATGAACTCCGGAATCTGAACGCCCATGCTGCCAGCTGCCCGATCTACAACCGGATCATACTGCGCATACAAAGTAGAGCTCAACTTGCCCTCGATGTTGAAATCAAAGCCATTCAGAATATTGAGATCACCTGCAGTCACTTGACGCTCACCTCGAGCATTGGTGACATCAGTCTTAATCACCCGAAGAATCTCCCTGGTCAACCTACTCGTCACCTTGGAGTCAGATGCGTTTTGGATCAATAACCTGAAGGCATTTCGAATGATCCGACCTGCTTTACCTGCCCGGCCAAACTCAGAGCCGTTTTCACGGGTCCGCTGAAAGGCTGGATCGTTCTTGATACGATCTGCATCAACCCCGCCTTTCTCCCTGGCCAGATAGCCGTCTTTGCTTTTGTAGAAGGACACATCCCCGATGGTTCCCTCTAGTTTAATGATTCCTTTTTGTCGTGCCATAAAACTTAAAAAATTTGGTTTACGGCTGAAAAAACGCATATTTAACCTATAGCAGATACAGCGAGTTTCCGGCTTTGATAGCTATTGGTACTTATTGCCGAACATGCCTCCTGGAAAGAGTATGGATAAAGCATGACAACTAAGAAATGAGGTTAAAACGAATCATAATCTATCCCAAGGACATCCAGCGCATTACTGGCAAAAGTGAGCGTTACGGGAGGCTTATGCTTCAAAGAATCAGAAAGCAACTAAAAAAAGAGGATCACCAGCTGGTGACCCTTCGTGAGTTCTCTGAATTTACCGGGATTGATATGGAGGAGGTAAGAGATTTTATTGATTGACTGCAGAATCAGAATCACTGACTGAATACAAGCCTTTCAACTTGTTCATGTCTTGACTGATTTTCTTCTCGATCACCTTCGCATAAATCTGAGTAGTCTTCAAGTTGGTGTGGCCTAGCATTTGGCTCACCGTCTCAATAGGAATGTCATTACTCAGTGTTACAGTTGTAGCGAATGTGTGCCTTCCGATGTGACAAGTAACAGGCTTATGAATTCCACACTTTTCAGCCAATTCTTTCAAGTACTTATTCATCTTCTGATTGGACATGACCGGAAGCAGGGTACCTTTTGATAACGCCTGAGGATGATCCTGGTATTTGTTTAGTACGACCAACGCAGGAGGTAAAACCGGGATTCTGGTAGCGACTCCAGTTTTGTTTCTATCTATGGATATCCAGGTATCGCCATCAATGCCTTTCATCAATTCATTTTCGGAAAGCTCTGCAAGGTCAGAGTATGAAAGGCCAGTGTAACAGATGAATACGAATATGTCCCTTACCTTGATCAGCACCAGTTTTTTTAACTCAACCATTTCAATAGCTCTCAATTCATCTGCCGAAAGGAAATCTCTATTCGTCTTTTCTTTCTTGACAGAGAAAGTCGCAAAAGGATTAGTTGTAAGCTTGCCTCTTTTGATCGCAAGGTTAATCACCCGCTTCACTCGCTGTATGTGTTTGATAGAGCCATTATTCGAGTTGCCAACCGCCAGCTTCAGAAAGGATTCGAAACCGGAAAGGAAATCATAATCCAGGTCCTTGAGGGTCACAACCTGACCTTTGTAGTTTCGAGCTATGTATGTCCTTAAGTGCTTCAGTGTGGCGATGTAGTTTTTGTGGGTACCTGAGGAATAGTCAATACCGATCTTGGACTTCACTTCTTGCTCATGAGCTTCGAAGTAAGACAGAAAGTCATTGTCCCGCTCCGCAATCCCCAGCACGGAATTCTTTAAGACCTGGGCATTCACTCGCTTGTCATCTCTAAGGAATTGATTGTAGTGCTCTTTGACTTTCGTTTCCCAGGTATTTAACCTACCATTGACTTCCCTGGCCTCCTGAGAGTTACCTTTCAACCTGCCTCGTACCTTGTCCCACTTCTCACCATCCACATACTCTTTAGTTGAGATCTCCGCACGTTTACCATCTACTGTAATTCGTAGATAGACAGGGAGTTTATCATTTTTTGAGCGGCTAGCTCTTACAATAGAGAGCGTTGAAAAGGTGTGATGGATAGTCATAATGTCTAGAAAATTGCAGTGAACACAAAATCTGTTCACCAGTTGCCATTTTGTTTACACTTAAATATACAATTTAACTCACTGATAGACAACAAGTTAGTGTATTTATTTCAATTTGTTTTGTTCACCGGATTGTTCACCAGAGAGGTGTAAATATATGGATCATTTACACCCAAATAAAATAAAAAACCCTCCATACGTGAAGTATGGAGGGTTTTGATTGTATTGCTTTCGCAATAGTCGGGGTGGCAGGATTCGAACCTGCGGCCCCCTGCTCCCAAAGCAGGTACACTAACCGGACTGTGCTACACCCCGCGATTAAACCTCAATTAGGCTTAATTCTTTTTGCTTGCTTCAAAAAATGTCGTTCCATTCCCTGAAAGCGGACGCAAATGTACATGATTTTCGGATAATCAAACAGTAGCTTACCAATTTTTCCTTCATACTTTTATTTTTCTTGGACCTTCACTGTTCGTCCATCCAGATTCTCTCCCGGATGTCGTAGCGCATACTCACGATTATTAGTTCGTCGATAAAAAGTGAGGTTATTTTACAGGCTGATTGTAATACTATTCATGATGTCTATAGCTTCTTTATCAAAGCTTTCTACGGTAGTTTGTATGGCTGTTTTTATCAGCTTTGGCGGATGCAAGTCTGCTAAAACAGGTCAGGACAAAGCCTCCGACCCAATTGAGCTCACAGAGATCACTCAAGAAAAATTCGGCACTTCAGCTGTTACAGCCTTTAATAAAAAGAAGTCTCATGCCCTGGTGAGCAAGGTCCGACAGGATAAAAATGCTGCATTTGCTTCAGTTCGCTTTTTTGTCTTCGATGTGAGTAACGGGGAAATTATCCTTGAAGATTTCATTACTCAAGGTAAAGTTGACTGGATCGACAATGAACAGATACGCGCATCTATCGTTGCTGGCGCATACCAGGCAGGCACTTCACTCGGCTATATATTCAATGTAGAAACAGGGGTAAAAACTCCCATTAAAAACTAATTCGAATGAGAAAAGCGTTCGTCGCGTTGGTCATCACAACTGTGGTTGCGGGATCAATCTATCTTAACTACCAGAACAGCAACGGCTCCATTGCCCAAGTGGAATCTCAACCAAATGAACATACAAAGCTTCCGAGAACGGATCGTCCGGATCTGTATATCCAATTGCATGAATATTTACAAACGGAAGCAGGCGCTGATAAGCCTGCGTATGAATTTGGTTATCAACTGAAAGAATTTGCAGCTGCTAAAATTGCCGCCTCGAAGAAGCTTATAGCCAGCAGAACTGAAGCGGTGACCTGGGACGAAAAAGGACCTGGAAACGTAAGTGGCCGTACCCCTGGCATTTGGATCGATCCTTCAGATGCCTCAATAAATACCTGGGTATTGGGCTCTGCAGGTGGTGGCATTTGGAGAACCACCGATGGTGGAGCAACCTGGTCTAATCGCACCAACAACCTACCAAACTTAAGGATCTCTCTGCTTGCAGGTTCATCCGCAAATAACGATGTTATTTATGCCGGCACTGGTAGAAGATTCAATGCTTTTAATCCTTCGACGGGTAATGGCATTTTGAAGAGTACTGACGGTGGACAAACCTGGTCTGTACTTGAAAGCACGTTGAACGATTCAAAATTTGCCAATATTACAGGCATTGCCGTCAATCAGACCAATGAGAATGAATTAGTAGCTTCGACTACCACAGATACCAATTCTGGCGGTTTTGGTTCATTCATACTTAAAAGTGTGGATGGCGGAGCTTCCTGGGATCAAGTCTTTCTTTCGGGTAGTCGTATCCAACAAATCATTGCTGCACCTGACAATTTCAATATTCAATTTGCTAGTATCAACAGTGTACAAATTATAAAGAGTATAGATGCAGGTGAAAACTGGGATACAGTATTTAGACAGGACAGTATTCACAACGAGGATCAGGACTTTTTAAGAGTGGAAATGGCCATGGCTCCCACCAACAACAACCGGCTCTACTTGGCGATGGAAATCGATGAGAATGACAATCCTGAGTCAGAATTATACATGACCGGTGATCAGGGAGCTAGCTGGTCTCGGGTGATCGGACAAGGCACGGCGAATAATTTTGGTAACTGGCTGGACAGGCAAGGTTGGTACGACAATACTATTGCTGTCCACCCATATATAGATACATGTGTATTTGTTGCTGGCGTAAGCGGTATTCTTGAAATCACATTAGCCGATGCACTCAACGACTCATTACGCAGTGGCACATTGGACGTGCTCATAGATGCCAATGGACAATACAATATTGAAGGTGTTCGCCAAGTAGGGTCAAAAGGTGTTCATGTGGATCACCATCATCTGACCCTTCTTCCGATCAACGAGGCGACTCAAGAATACTATATATTCAATGGTAATGATGGAGGAATGGCCTTATCTAAAGATCAAGGAGAGACATTCACTCAGACAGGTGCATGGGTAAACTTCAGAACAGGTGGGAATTTCGGAACATTCAGCGGTTATAATTCTGTGGAGTTTTATGGGGTAGACAAAAAGAATGGTGAAGACCGATATGTAGCAGGATCGCAAGATAATGGGTCCTGGGTCTCCGGTGTGGACCCTGGCATTAATAGTAACTGGAGACTTGCTCCTAGTGGCGATGGTTTCTTCGCGGCCTGGCACTATACAAATCCTAATCTTATCATCGAGTCTGCTCAGAACAATGCTATCTGGAAAAGCACCGACGAAGGCCAATCCTGGGACTTCATCAATCTACCTTCTGAGGGTGGTCCTTTTGCTACAGAAGTAGAAAATTCAAAACAAGATCCGGATCTGGTGTTCATGGCCTCACCTCAAGGATTAGTCAGGTCCCAGGATTTCGGCGATAACTGGGAGATTTTGCCCATGCCGGGCACCTGGCAATACAACCCTTCTATTACAAGAGTTGCCATCTCTCTTGTCAATCCTGATGTTGTTTGGTCCGGTGCCTCCATCGGTAATGGAGCCCGAATAGCAAGATCAACCAATGGTGGAGACAATTGGGCCGCTACGGAAGGATACACAGAGGCCAATCGTGGACCAGTAACGAATATCAATACGCATCCGGCAGATGAAAACACCGCTTATGCCTTGTTCTCTCAGGCCAATGGCCCGAAAATATTGAGAACTACAGATGGTGGAGACTCCTGGACAGACATTTCGGGATTTAATGGAAATATTCAAGAGAGTACTAACGGCTTCCCTGATGTGCCCACGTTTACCCTACTGGTTATGCCGTTTGATCATGACATCATCTGGGTCGGGACCGCAATCGGAATTGTAGAAAGCCTCGACGGAGGCGAAACCTGGGCCTTGAAAACAGATCATAATTTACCCGCTGTATCAGTCTGGGACATGCGCATTGTCAACGATGAAGTGGTGATCGCTACTTATGGCCGTGGTATCTGGTCTGCGACTTTACCAGAGCTTGAAGGCTATGAGCCACCTGCAGCTTTCCTTTCGCCCTTATTGACGGTGGATGACTTGGTGTTTGGGTCCACCGTATCGGGTACATCCGTACTAAAATCTGCCTATGACTCTACAAGGATCATCGCCACAAGCAGTAGAAATGTATTTGACGATATTGTCATCCACGAGCAAATGGGCAATGAAGCAGGGGATGTCGTGGAATGGTCGATAGACTTGACCACTGCTTTAGCCAATGCTTCAGGGGATCAAGCCATTGACATCATCCACCGCTCATGGAGTAATGGCATTGAAAAGACCACAGACGGGACCTCACGGGTCGTATTGCTGAATGAACCTGCTACTTCATTTTTCAATCCGATCGATGGCGACATTGTTGGGAATTTCATCATAGACGGATTTGCTGTGTCCAGATCACTTTCCATTGAGGGAAATGCCTTTCACTCCCCACACCCTTATCGAGGTGGAGGTGAGTCTTATGCTTTCACGGTAAGGACACCTTTTCAATTAAGTGCTGACACGGCCGTGCTTCGGTACAATGACATTGC
This DNA window, taken from Cytophagales bacterium, encodes the following:
- a CDS encoding site-specific integrase, which encodes MTIHHTFSTLSIVRASRSKNDKLPVYLRITVDGKRAEISTKEYVDGEKWDKVRGRLKGNSQEAREVNGRLNTWETKVKEHYNQFLRDDKRVNAQVLKNSVLGIAERDNDFLSYFEAHEQEVKSKIGIDYSSGTHKNYIATLKHLRTYIARNYKGQVVTLKDLDYDFLSGFESFLKLAVGNSNNGSIKHIQRVKRVINLAIKRGKLTTNPFATFSVKKEKTNRDFLSADELRAIEMVELKKLVLIKVRDIFVFICYTGLSYSDLAELSENELMKGIDGDTWISIDRNKTGVATRIPVLPPALVVLNKYQDHPQALSKGTLLPVMSNQKMNKYLKELAEKCGIHKPVTCHIGRHTFATTVTLSNDIPIETVSQMLGHTNLKTTQIYAKVIEKKISQDMNKLKGLYSVSDSDSAVNQ
- a CDS encoding T9SS type A sorting domain-containing protein; translated protein: MRKAFVALVITTVVAGSIYLNYQNSNGSIAQVESQPNEHTKLPRTDRPDLYIQLHEYLQTEAGADKPAYEFGYQLKEFAAAKIAASKKLIASRTEAVTWDEKGPGNVSGRTPGIWIDPSDASINTWVLGSAGGGIWRTTDGGATWSNRTNNLPNLRISLLAGSSANNDVIYAGTGRRFNAFNPSTGNGILKSTDGGQTWSVLESTLNDSKFANITGIAVNQTNENELVASTTTDTNSGGFGSFILKSVDGGASWDQVFLSGSRIQQIIAAPDNFNIQFASINSVQIIKSIDAGENWDTVFRQDSIHNEDQDFLRVEMAMAPTNNNRLYLAMEIDENDNPESELYMTGDQGASWSRVIGQGTANNFGNWLDRQGWYDNTIAVHPYIDTCVFVAGVSGILEITLADALNDSLRSGTLDVLIDANGQYNIEGVRQVGSKGVHVDHHHLTLLPINEATQEYYIFNGNDGGMALSKDQGETFTQTGAWVNFRTGGNFGTFSGYNSVEFYGVDKKNGEDRYVAGSQDNGSWVSGVDPGINSNWRLAPSGDGFFAAWHYTNPNLIIESAQNNAIWKSTDEGQSWDFINLPSEGGPFATEVENSKQDPDLVFMASPQGLVRSQDFGDNWEILPMPGTWQYNPSITRVAISLVNPDVVWSGASIGNGARIARSTNGGDNWAATEGYTEANRGPVTNINTHPADENTAYALFSQANGPKILRTTDGGDSWTDISGFNGNIQESTNGFPDVPTFTLLVMPFDHDIIWVGTAIGIVESLDGGETWALKTDHNLPAVSVWDMRIVNDEVVIATYGRGIWSATLPELEGYEPPAAFLSPLLTVDDLVFGSTVSGTSVLKSAYDSTRIIATSSRNVFDDIVIHEQMGNEAGDVVEWSIDLTTALANASGDQAIDIIHRSWSNGIEKTTDGTSRVVLLNEPATSFFNPIDGDIVGNFIIDGFAVSRSLSIEGNAFHSPHPYRGGGESYAFTVRTPFQLSADTAVLRYNDIAIVEPGDDFGEQFYDYVAIEAVKLPLETAEPEWIELIRYDSRQHADWLAAYNADANAAPSADLFKEQAIDLYESGDFQQGDQVLVRFLLQSDPFVEGYGWVVDNISFNTEPQIVLSTSLELGDQNFSVYPNPVQELASFTYQLDKASNVILDIYDLDGKRIKHMDLGFQNSGEHQYEFLTSGMEPGIYVSVLNIEASSQTLKWILGR